From one Oceanotoga teriensis genomic stretch:
- a CDS encoding methyl-accepting chemotaxis protein: MIKSVGQRIFLGFLIVIVIFLIGVIIDLRALYDSNRSFDEFNYISDKLDISNELNFSFLTIEGKMKDFFINKDENSKLELKKEFDNLLDSLNKAEIFLANDSEELSNLNKFKKYINDFEKYFKELMNAKDKESFEKSVENMKVISKKVSDFINLENSRLLKERENIENNIIDNNNSTMRNLIILFIISILIAFLTSFFITYYIRKPLKKLSQKVIKFGKGDLTVQFKKTYNDEIGDIQESLSFMANNLKEVVNSIMDSVEFNTEKSSELSSMSQESTASIDRINDKVDNISTSLQDATGAIEEVNSSMEELSASAETLSSVVEKIMNIAESTKDKSDEGQEIIDLTAGSIKEAVLKSQEAEDISTKTLKDAEEIVKVVEVISSITEQTNLLALNAAIEAARAGEAGKGFSVVADEIRVLADESKKATNQIGNIVENIRSSISNSNNKTFQTKEKILIVEKKSFEVMDKFKNIKEDIKKLDEIIENVTASAQEQASSVESINISIDDITKHVSDVSEKLESTSEDLDKQTDNLNKESESAEKLLEYTVKLKSLIDKFEI, encoded by the coding sequence TTGATTAAAAGTGTTGGACAAAGAATATTTTTAGGCTTTTTAATAGTAATAGTAATTTTTTTGATTGGAGTGATAATAGATTTAAGAGCTTTATATGATTCTAATAGATCATTTGATGAATTTAATTATATTTCTGATAAACTCGATATTTCAAATGAACTTAATTTTAGTTTTTTGACAATTGAGGGTAAGATGAAAGACTTTTTTATAAATAAAGACGAAAATTCTAAATTAGAATTAAAAAAAGAATTTGATAATCTTTTAGATTCTTTGAATAAAGCAGAAATATTTTTAGCGAATGATTCAGAAGAGCTTTCTAATTTAAACAAATTTAAGAAATATATAAATGATTTTGAAAAATATTTTAAAGAACTTATGAATGCTAAAGACAAAGAAAGTTTTGAAAAGTCAGTTGAAAATATGAAAGTTATAAGTAAAAAAGTTTCTGATTTTATTAATTTAGAGAATTCAAGACTTTTAAAAGAAAGAGAAAATATAGAAAATAATATAATAGACAATAATAATTCAACCATGAGAAATCTCATTATACTTTTTATAATTAGTATTTTAATAGCTTTTTTGACTTCTTTTTTTATAACTTATTACATAAGAAAACCATTAAAAAAACTTTCACAAAAAGTTATTAAATTTGGTAAAGGAGATCTTACAGTCCAATTTAAAAAAACTTATAATGATGAGATAGGAGATATTCAAGAATCTCTTTCTTTTATGGCTAACAATTTAAAAGAAGTTGTTAATTCTATAATGGACAGTGTAGAATTTAATACAGAAAAATCTTCAGAATTGTCTTCAATGTCTCAAGAAAGTACGGCATCTATAGACAGAATAAATGATAAAGTTGATAATATAAGTACATCTTTACAAGATGCTACAGGAGCTATTGAAGAAGTTAACTCTTCTATGGAAGAACTTTCAGCGAGTGCAGAAACTTTGAGTTCTGTAGTAGAAAAGATAATGAATATAGCTGAAAGTACTAAAGATAAATCTGATGAAGGTCAAGAAATAATAGATTTAACTGCTGGTTCTATAAAAGAAGCAGTTTTAAAGTCACAAGAAGCTGAAGATATTTCAACGAAAACATTAAAGGATGCAGAAGAAATAGTCAAAGTTGTCGAAGTTATAAGTTCTATAACAGAGCAAACAAACTTACTTGCATTGAATGCGGCAATTGAAGCAGCTCGTGCTGGAGAAGCGGGAAAAGGATTTTCAGTAGTTGCTGATGAAATAAGAGTTTTAGCGGATGAAAGTAAGAAAGCTACAAATCAAATAGGAAATATAGTAGAAAATATAAGAAGTTCTATTTCTAATTCTAATAATAAAACATTTCAAACAAAAGAAAAGATATTAATCGTTGAAAAAAAATCTTTTGAAGTTATGGATAAATTTAAAAATATAAAGGAAGATATAAAAAAACTAGATGAAATAATAGAAAATGTTACAGCTTCTGCTCAAGAACAAGCATCAAGTGTTGAAAGTATAAATATTTCTATTGATGATATAACTAAACATGTATCAGATGTAAGTGAAAAACTTGAAAGTACTTCCGAAGATTTAGATAAACAAACTGATAATTTAAATAAAGAAAGTGAAAGTGCTGAAAAGTTATTGGAATATACAGTAAAACTTAAATCTTTAATAGATAAATTTGAAATATAA
- a CDS encoding putative ABC transporter permease subunit: MKAKKLISLISTEINSHYSISKNIYSFKNEKSQRINLIAITVAIIVSIISIIPLYSQILRSYYTVFKTINSPESLLTMASMLSGIIGIIVGMLTITGNLFLSKKNNLLLTLPITQNEIIISKLSTAYLDQIIISTIIILPTFIYYGINEKANIFFYISMIIVYLLSQIFAISLITIVSMITSGIFIKSKNKEFYILIVSFLIIISLFFISYIINQDINSKLISPQDLSNMSKYSESINQGISLYYPPVILISKIFSDNINIIWLFLYILLNISLLYLSILISKPFYFKFLKSNKGHSISNKKYKNSSLKKENSKTIALFKREWNNFMRTPSFSVNGFANILVFPIMLILFTLVFKNSDDQDIKMIQDLIKNAGNYILPIGTILAALSASINGISYSIFSREGTSFGELKIIPASTMQIINSKLIHINVFASVPIIIVTILISYIGSFSFIKILMMFITSFSIVTTLNLIQMIVDTINPNLKWDNPQKAMKGNLNGLFAMLIVFGYCALLSFIGATILKNLSPNLLTIISLILNISISIFLYKLLLNKTQKLLSKD; encoded by the coding sequence GTGAAAGCGAAAAAATTGATTTCTCTTATCTCGACTGAGATAAATTCACATTATTCTATATCAAAAAATATTTATTCATTCAAAAATGAAAAAAGCCAAAGAATCAATTTAATAGCCATAACTGTAGCAATAATAGTATCAATAATCTCTATAATTCCTTTGTACAGTCAAATACTTCGAAGTTATTATACCGTATTTAAAACTATTAATTCTCCAGAATCATTGTTAACAATGGCATCTATGTTGAGTGGAATAATCGGAATAATTGTGGGTATGCTTACTATTACAGGTAATTTATTTTTATCAAAAAAAAATAATTTACTTTTAACACTTCCAATAACTCAAAATGAAATCATCATTTCAAAACTATCAACAGCATATTTAGATCAAATCATAATATCTACAATAATAATATTACCAACTTTTATATATTATGGAATAAATGAAAAGGCCAATATCTTTTTTTATATAAGTATGATAATAGTATATTTATTATCTCAAATATTCGCAATTTCTTTAATAACAATTGTTTCGATGATAACAAGTGGTATATTCATAAAATCAAAAAATAAAGAATTTTATATATTAATAGTATCTTTTTTGATAATAATATCTTTATTTTTCATCAGTTATATCATAAATCAAGATATAAACTCAAAATTAATTTCACCTCAAGATCTCTCAAATATGTCAAAATATTCTGAAAGTATTAATCAAGGAATTTCTTTATACTATCCTCCAGTAATATTAATATCAAAAATATTCTCAGATAATATAAATATAATATGGCTTTTTTTATATATATTATTAAATATATCATTATTATATTTATCTATTTTAATAAGCAAACCATTTTATTTTAAATTCTTAAAATCCAATAAAGGGCATTCAATATCAAATAAAAAATATAAAAATTCTTCATTAAAAAAGGAAAATAGTAAAACTATCGCATTATTTAAAAGAGAATGGAATAATTTTATGAGAACACCATCTTTTTCAGTAAATGGATTTGCAAATATTCTCGTTTTTCCAATAATGCTAATACTATTTACATTAGTCTTTAAAAATAGTGATGATCAAGATATAAAAATGATACAAGATTTGATTAAAAATGCAGGGAATTATATTTTACCAATAGGAACTATATTAGCTGCATTATCAGCATCTATAAACGGTATTTCTTATTCCATTTTTTCAAGAGAAGGGACTTCTTTCGGAGAATTAAAAATCATTCCAGCATCAACAATGCAAATAATAAATTCAAAATTAATACATATAAATGTATTTGCCTCTGTCCCTATAATAATCGTTACTATTTTAATAAGCTATATAGGATCTTTTTCTTTCATAAAAATTTTAATGATGTTCATAACCTCTTTTTCTATCGTAACAACTTTAAATTTAATACAAATGATAGTAGATACAATAAATCCTAATTTGAAATGGGATAATCCACAAAAAGCAATGAAAGGAAATTTAAATGGTTTATTTGCTATGTTAATAGTATTTGGATATTGTGCTTTATTATCTTTTATAGGTGCAACTATACTTAAAAATTTATCTCCAAATCTATTAACGATAATTTCTCTGATATTAAATATATCAATAAGTATCTTTTTGTACAAATTATTATTAAATAAAACACAAAAACTTTTGAGTAAAGATTAA